From the genome of Leptolyngbyaceae cyanobacterium:
TACTAAAACTATTTTTGGCCTATACTTTTCCCAATTGTTAGATATCAAAACTTCATAATCTAATCCTTCAACATCGATGTTCATGAAATCAATTTCTTGATAGACGGTTAAGTATTTATCTAAAATATCACTTAATTTATACGTCATTATTTCATACTGTGAAACTATTTTGTATTCCTGCGTAGCATCTCTTTGTTTAGATATTTCTTCATTAAAGCTATTTAATGCAGGTTCATTAAATTCATAATAAACTAATGTTTGACAAGTGTTAGAAACGGCAATTTCCAAGTTCATATCATTTGGCCTAATTTGATTAAATATAGCCATACTTCCTGGTTTTGCATCAATATTAATTCCTTTCCACCCTCGCAAATAAAAATAATAAGTATTAGAAAACTTTTGCGGATGATGTGCACCCACATCGATATAAAAGCCGTTGCTTTTCCCTGAAAAGAACCTAGATAAAATCATATCTTCTCCTTCTTGAGAAAAAGAAATATTGTGATGAGAATACCTATTCTTATAATATAAAAATATTTTATCAGGGTAGAATGCTACATTCCAAACATTTTTTATCCGGTTTAAAGCACCCTTCAATTTTATTGATATAAAATTCATTCCTTAATCCCTCCATTTACTTCTAGTTGCCACTCTCCTTGGAGCAAAACTAACCCTATACCACTATGAAATATACTTCCATTACGATAAAAATCTCCAGCCTCAACATCAATAAATCCAATAAAATCTTTTGGCCAATCAGCTTCTACGCCGTTACTTATTATTCTCGCGCCCACAAGATATCTGCCTGTAGAGTAAGGAAAGTTTTTAATTTTACATTTTAACTTACCTTGATAACTTGTTAAATTAAATGTTTGGCCAACATAATCACTATATAAAATAGAAATTGTTTCTCCCAAAATACTATGTATAGATAAGCCAATACTGACGTCTTCAGCTGGTTCTTTAGTACTTATTTCATATTCAAATACTAATACAATTTCTTCTCCAGAAGACGCCGCTATTATTTGCTCACCCTCCTTATTTTCTAAATAAAAATTAGTGATAATTACTTTTCCAGAACCAGACCTTTCTATATTTCTAATATCTATGTTTTTCAATCGGTTATCTAAATCTTTTAAATAATAGTTAATACCTAACTTAGATTGACCATCAAACTTTATTTGACCGTAACCTAAAACTATAGTTCTAGAACACAGTTTTTCAATGGCAGACATTTGATGGCTAACAAAAATAACTGTTCTGCCTTCTTTGCCTACCTCTTCCATTTTACCCAAGCATTTTTTTTGGAATTGAGCATCACCTACCGCCAATACTTCATCTACTATTAGAATCTCTGGTTCTAAATGTGCTGCCACGGCAAATGCTAGGCGTACATACATCCCTGATGAATACCGCTTTACTGGGGTATCTAAAAATTTTTCTACTTCCGCAAACGCTACAATTTCATCAAATTTATTTTTGATTTCTACCTTGCTCATTCCCAGAATAGCACCGTTGAGATAGATGTTTTCTCTTCCGGTAAGCTCTGGATGAAAACCGGTTCCCACTTCCAATAAACTAGCTACTCGCCCTTTAATAGATATACGACCTGTACTAGGTTCGGTAATGCGGCTTAAAATTTTTAATAGGGTAGATTTTCCTGCTCCATTCCTACCGATAATGCCAACTCGATCGCCTTTGTGTATATCGAAAGAAACATCCTTCAACGCCCAAAATTCTTCATAAGCAGGGCTAGATATAGTTTGGCGTTTTAATAGGGGTTTTAATAATTGTTGAGTGGCTGATTTGGCAACTTCAGAAATAGCATCCCGAAAAGATCTGTAGCTCTCTTGTCGATGACCGATAATATATTTTTTACCTAAGTTATCTACGCGAATCACGACATCTGACATAAAGCAAAAAGCCTGTTTTTTATAATTAATTTATCTAGACAGTTTTTAGTTTGTAAAACTTTTTTTAACCCCCCATATAAAGCTCCCGACTATCCCTTTAATTATTCTAAATGAAGGATCGCATTTAAGCAATGTTTTTATTTGATTAAGACTGATGGTAAAATTACCTTGACTTATGTTATGCCGGATAACAACTATCGAAAATATTCTTAATTTTTCGGTATGAATTTGAATAAGTTTTGCGGCTATTTTTTCGGGAATATAAGACTGTAAAATTACCAATAACCTATAACTACTCGTAACTGGTACATCTGATTTAAATAAAGCTGAGGTTCCTGAAATTGAGGTTAATGAACGATAACAAGCTAGTGGCTTAGGTTCGTACCAGAATGGATAATGTACGGCAA
Proteins encoded in this window:
- a CDS encoding FkbM family methyltransferase, with the protein product MNFISIKLKGALNRIKNVWNVAFYPDKIFLYYKNRYSHHNISFSQEGEDMILSRFFSGKSNGFYIDVGAHHPQKFSNTYYFYLRGWKGINIDAKPGSMAIFNQIRPNDMNLEIAVSNTCQTLVYYEFNEPALNSFNEEISKQRDATQEYKIVSQYEIMTYKLSDILDKYLTVYQEIDFMNIDVEGLDYEVLISNNWEKYRPKIVLVEDLNASDISNLALSKIVSYMYEQNYQLYAKSCNTLIFKNKI
- a CDS encoding ABC transporter ATP-binding protein; the encoded protein is MSDVVIRVDNLGKKYIIGHRQESYRSFRDAISEVAKSATQQLLKPLLKRQTISSPAYEEFWALKDVSFDIHKGDRVGIIGRNGAGKSTLLKILSRITEPSTGRISIKGRVASLLEVGTGFHPELTGRENIYLNGAILGMSKVEIKNKFDEIVAFAEVEKFLDTPVKRYSSGMYVRLAFAVAAHLEPEILIVDEVLAVGDAQFQKKCLGKMEEVGKEGRTVIFVSHQMSAIEKLCSRTIVLGYGQIKFDGQSKLGINYYLKDLDNRLKNIDIRNIERSGSGKVIITNFYLENKEGEQIIAASSGEEIVLVFEYEISTKEPAEDVSIGLSIHSILGETISILYSDYVGQTFNLTSYQGKLKCKIKNFPYSTGRYLVGARIISNGVEADWPKDFIGFIDVEAGDFYRNGSIFHSGIGLVLLQGEWQLEVNGGIKE